One Deltaproteobacteria bacterium genomic window carries:
- a CDS encoding HAMP domain-containing protein encodes MILTIRTKLTLWYTSLLGLSLIISGIFLYIIARQSMIAAADTKLLFLAETLARTVVRPETALILPENFDILMERFFGIKTAGNYIQITDEFGSVRSRSLALSGQRIPLSGKAMSGAGQDKVVYETVDLTSGKPMRIATYPVKDGGRIKYIIQVGTPMESIYSALNTIIFLFYLYIPSVLVLATGVGFILAKKALSPVDEITETARRIGEQNLNERIATLGTGDEIDRLAETFNNMIERLETSFKRIKQFTSDASHELRTPLTILKGETEIALRTCNSLDGMKDLLKSNLEEINRMSGIVSSLLMLAKTDMKTKSEFADVRLNDIIDEKFRQVKHLAELKGINIRLEKNEEIVVKGDCLKLRQLALNLMENAVKYTNKNGSVLISLERCVDGALIKITDTGVGIPDEDMPYIFDRFYRVDRARAEGGTGLGLSICKDIAEGHGGRIEVKSELGKGSTFSVYLPIEFRQEA; translated from the coding sequence ATGATTCTTACCATCCGAACCAAACTTACCCTCTGGTATACAAGCCTCCTTGGACTTAGTCTGATAATATCCGGGATTTTTTTGTATATAATTGCCAGACAGTCCATGATAGCAGCCGCTGACACAAAACTCCTGTTTCTTGCTGAAACACTGGCAAGGACAGTTGTCAGGCCAGAGACTGCTCTGATTTTGCCTGAAAACTTTGATATTCTTATGGAAAGGTTTTTTGGTATTAAAACAGCAGGGAATTATATTCAGATTACAGATGAATTTGGCAGTGTCAGGTCAAGGTCTTTGGCGCTGTCAGGGCAGCGCATCCCTTTATCAGGTAAAGCCATGAGCGGTGCAGGTCAGGACAAGGTTGTTTATGAGACAGTTGACTTGACTTCTGGTAAGCCTATGAGGATAGCAACCTATCCTGTAAAGGATGGCGGCCGTATCAAATACATTATACAGGTTGGAACACCAATGGAATCTATATATTCTGCACTTAATACTATAATTTTTTTGTTCTATCTATATATTCCTTCTGTACTGGTGCTGGCAACAGGGGTTGGATTTATTCTGGCAAAGAAGGCGCTTTCCCCTGTTGATGAAATAACAGAGACAGCAAGAAGGATTGGTGAACAGAACCTGAATGAAAGGATTGCCACACTGGGAACAGGGGATGAGATAGATAGACTTGCTGAAACATTCAATAATATGATAGAAAGGCTTGAGACCTCATTTAAAAGGATTAAACAGTTTACATCTGATGCATCTCATGAACTCAGAACCCCGCTTACCATACTAAAGGGGGAGACAGAGATTGCCCTCCGCACCTGCAATAGTTTAGATGGCATGAAAGACCTGCTTAAAAGCAATCTTGAGGAGATTAACAGGATGTCCGGTATTGTCAGCAGCCTCCTAATGCTGGCAAAGACGGATATGAAGACAAAATCAGAATTTGCTGATGTGAGATTGAATGATATAATAGATGAAAAATTCAGGCAGGTAAAACACCTTGCAGAACTCAAAGGCATCAATATAAGACTTGAAAAAAATGAAGAGATTGTTGTAAAAGGTGACTGCCTTAAATTAAGGCAGCTGGCTCTAAATCTCATGGAAAATGCAGTTAAATATACAAATAAAAATGGCAGTGTGTTAATCTCGCTTGAAAGGTGCGTAGATGGTGCTTTAATAAAGATTACGGATACAGGGGTCGGCATACCTGATGAAGACATGCCCTATATATTTGACCGTTTCTACAGGGTTGACAGGGCGAGGGCAGAAGGCGGTACAGGATTAGGTTTGAGTATCTGTAAAGATATAGCAGAAGGCCACGGTGGAAGGATTGAGGTAAAAAGTGAATTGGGCAAGGGAAGCACTTTTTCAGTATATCTGCCAATAGAATTCAGACAAGAGGCATGA
- a CDS encoding DUF4124 domain-containing protein, whose translation MKKVLILICNFYFLSLIFNFSPSHADIYEWVDDKGVANFSDDITKVPPVYKNRVKVHKQKSVVTAPSLKEKASEDSSPAKGELIGDYPLEWWKTQFEEKKKDISEIEKIIADQRRYIEIFQKGRRIGQIYSKEDIDVYNEYTKQIPLNEKKLEKLKKELEKYKKKALQSGVPRSARK comes from the coding sequence GTGAAAAAAGTTTTAATTTTAATCTGTAATTTTTATTTTTTATCTTTGATTTTTAATTTTTCTCCATCCCATGCTGACATCTACGAATGGGTGGATGATAAGGGTGTTGCAAATTTTAGTGATGATATTACGAAGGTTCCGCCTGTATATAAAAACAGGGTAAAGGTTCATAAGCAAAAATCAGTAGTAACAGCACCTTCCCTTAAAGAAAAGGCTAGTGAGGACTCTTCACCTGCAAAGGGTGAACTTATTGGTGATTATCCGCTTGAATGGTGGAAGACGCAGTTTGAGGAGAAAAAAAAGGATATTTCGGAAATAGAAAAGATAATTGCAGACCAGAGAAGATATATTGAGATTTTCCAGAAAGGGAGAAGGATTGGTCAGATATACAGCAAGGAAGATATAGATGTATATAATGAGTATACAAAACAAATTCCTTTAAATGAAAAGAAACTGGAAAAACTGAAAAAAGAGTTAGAGAAATATAAGAAAAAGGCACTACAATCAGGGGTGCCTCGTTCCGCAAGGAAATAA